The genomic DNA CGCTCGGTCAGCAGTTCGGCGGCCTCGCCGAGCTGCGTGGCGGTGCGCTCGTCGTAGCGCCGGTAGCCGCCCCGCCCGAGCGCGTCCACCCGCTCCTGCCAGGTCGCCTCGGCCATGCGGCGCGGGTCGCGCAGTCCCGCCCCGCTCAGGGCACGGGCGGTGGCGACCGCGATGGAAGCGCTGATCCGGGCGCTGAGCAGGTGCGCGAGGACCAGCAGCCGGTACAGCGGCTGCGGGGTGTCCTTCAGCCGGATGCCCGCCTCTTCGGCGTACGTCTGTCCGTGCGCGTCGACGAGTTCGCGCACGGTCCGCCGTTGGTCGCGGCCCACGGCTACGGCTTCAGCGGGTCGTGACCGACCGTCATGAGCCGGTGCCGCAGGCGGGTGTCCTCGGCGGTGGGCTCGTTCTCCAGGTCGGTCTGCGAGGTCACGGTGTCCACGACCTCGCGCATGGCGCCCAGGTCGTCCTCGGTCAGGTCGGTGCGCCGCTTCTGCAGGATCGCGAGGACGTGCCGTCCCAGCGGCGGCCCGGCGTCGTCCGGCAGCGGCTCGGTCAGCTCGCCGGAGTCGCGCACCCGGAGCCAGTCCGCGAGTTCCGCGGAGGTCATGTTCACCACGCGGTGGAAGTCCTCCCACAGCGCGTCGAGTTCGACGGCGTCGGCCATGAGGTGTCCCTCATTTCGTCGTGCGTACGTGCGTGTTGCGTGCTCAGCCGGAGCAGTGCGTCGCGCTCCGCCTCGTCGGTGCCGCCCCACACACCCGACGTCTGCCCCGACTCCAGCGCGAACGTCAGGCACTCGGGGGTCACCGGGCATCTGGCGCAGACGCGCTTGGCGGCCGCCGTGTCCCGCAGGGCGGGTCCGGCGGTGCCCACCGGGAAG from Streptomyces sp. CB09001 includes the following:
- a CDS encoding WhiB family transcriptional regulator → MEWLRRAACVDEDPDLFFPVGTAGPALRDTAAAKRVCARCPVTPECLTFALESGQTSGVWGGTDEAERDALLRLSTQHARTHDEMRDTSWPTPSNSTRCGRTSTAW
- a CDS encoding DUF3140 domain-containing protein, with translation MADAVELDALWEDFHRVVNMTSAELADWLRVRDSGELTEPLPDDAGPPLGRHVLAILQKRRTDLTEDDLGAMREVVDTVTSQTDLENEPTAEDTRLRHRLMTVGHDPLKP
- a CDS encoding endonuclease: MGRDQRRTVRELVDAHGQTYAEEAGIRLKDTPQPLYRLLVLAHLLSARISASIAVATARALSGAGLRDPRRMAEATWQERVDALGRGGYRRYDERTATQLGEAAELLTERWGGDLRRLRDEAGGDVFEVRRLLQEFPGVGPTGADIFLREAQLVWPEAGPRLDRKALRGAERLGLPGDQDRLLALAGKTEPAVLAAALVRAAVDKEVAEDTLDRVG